One part of the Aspergillus luchuensis IFO 4308 DNA, chromosome 5, nearly complete sequence genome encodes these proteins:
- a CDS encoding uncharacterized protein (COG:Q;~EggNog:ENOG410PG4C;~InterPro:IPR002925,IPR029058;~PFAM:PF01738;~go_function: GO:0016787 - hydrolase activity [Evidence IEA]) yields MTSYPPRKCCFQGVKHDGDATGDFITIDDFEVYKKAPEGAAPEKAIILLTDILGHRFKNAQLIADQFAANGYFVLIPDLFYGDPIPIGGAAGLDLQKWLVGEYHEKKIAHTPPVIDPILEKCIAELRTKYNIKKIGAIGYCFGAKYVVRFLKPDQGKVDVGFLAHPSLVEKEELEAIKGPLAIAAAEKDHVFPAEKRHESEQILETLALPYAQTLYGGVGHGFALRGDLSDPKVLFAKENAFIQAVQWFDEHLKV; encoded by the exons ATGACCTCCTACCCTCCTAGAAAGTGCTGCTTCCAGGGCGTCAAGCATGACGGCGACGCGACTGGCGACTTCATCACCATTGATGACTTTGAAGTCTACAAGAAGGCTCCCGAGGGTGCCGCTCCCGAGAAAGCAATCATCCT ACTGACTGATATCCTGGGCCACCGGTTCAAGAATGCCCAGCTGATCGCTGACCAGTTCGCCGCCAATGGCTACTTTGTTCTCATCCCCGATCTCTTCTATGGTgatcccatccccattggTGGCGCCGCGGGCCTGGACCTCCAAAAATGGCTGGTGGGCGAGTAccacgagaagaagatcgcaCATACTCCCCCCGTCATCGACCCCATCCTGGAAAAGTGCATAGCTGAACTGCGCACCAAGTACAACATCAAG AAAATCGGTGCCATCGGCTACTGCTTTGGCGCCAAGTATGTTGTTCGGTTCCTGAAGCCCGACCAAGGCAAGGTGGATGTCGGTTTCCTGGCGCACCCTAGTCTGGTCgaaaaggaggaattggaggccATCAAGGGTCCTCTGGCCATTGCGGCGGCCGAGAAGGACCACGTCTTCCCCGCCGAGAAGCGACACGAATCGGAACAGATCTTGGAAACGCTGGCGTTGCCCTATGCCCAGACCCTCTATGGCGGTGTCGGTCATGG ATTCGCATTGCGGGGAGACCTCAGCGACCCCAAGGTGCTATTCGCCAAGGAGAATGCTTTCATCCAAGCCGTGCAGTGGTTTGATGAGCACTTGAAGGTGTGA
- a CDS encoding uncharacterized protein (COG:K;~EggNog:ENOG410PGE6;~InterPro:IPR036864,IPR007219,IPR001138;~PFAM:PF00172,PF04082;~TransMembrane:1 (o549-569i);~go_function: GO:0000981 - DNA-binding transcription factor activity, RNA polymerase II-specific [Evidence IEA];~go_function: GO:0003677 - DNA binding [Evidence IEA];~go_function: GO:0008270 - zinc ion binding [Evidence IEA];~go_process: GO:0006351 - transcription, DNA-templated [Evidence IEA];~go_process: GO:0006355 - regulation of transcription, DNA-templated [Evidence IEA]), whose amino-acid sequence MFRHFQMPPPPNGNASHSDTTGRPKDRTRRACERCRQMKIKCDGVSTCNHCRTSFNECVYPEPRRKRKASPHFDRLQELEKRVKAMEESYQTISATKDSSQSPSSATQHHPPSTAGVNDVGHDPTDAQPQAQSSQGEARFGFSSADRAFIERLKAELGDWPGADFDSRLRIREKPGVKLFQSANPAPRVVCLPPRERAEHLINIALDASVLYHVVHRPTFDSAFELLYSLDRSDYGEGEMRHIPLVYALMALGCLFEKIGEGSSESGDDMTAERTKYFSTCRDLVDLHDCNDIVTLQAIFYMNLFILSTERLSPCYTCLSHAFSLAVRMNLQLPNTRDNLIVAEIKRRLFWSLRQLLMVVASMCGYPRPINSNEVDIEQPLDLDDNDLKSTRISQALQDPALIRSMSGSVALLKLHNILDRIVRELYPSGGVRRKTNSGSMSHRVSNDIVTQLEAELQKWSTSLPLGYKRGTSRYAPHLEKAKYELWMTYAHVQILLYRPFLHYFVDSTEGNGHAEHGFHKYASACVDASRNLIHLTEDMHRDGLLYGAHWRIAYMVCTAGLSLIYVVVGSKNPDTARNLKMDLNTAKRMLMCLTPYSSHSRRLHVALTVLTATFTKSDHGSQSQSPNDTAEAVADKASEPYTGPTTRQGHAASPQGKQKYNGPGAGEVVAPSSGSFTRGVETHPSQSSSVEAYGMIPVSQPPLSHLDSTPVPSGYVVPPLQPGAPCTTMPTPAPENTTPQTAERVMEALAGAAATYGPEPGLGDQTYYLEARPFNLQRPTEGEDYLFGREFGEFDGMTGDLLSFDYLF is encoded by the exons atgttcCGCCATTTTCAGATGCCCCCTCCCCCGAATGGGAATGCCTCCCATTCCGATACCACTGGAAGACCCAAGGATCGTACTCGCCGGGCATGCGAGCGCTGTCGCCAGATGAAAATCAAGTGTGACGGCGTCTCTACCTGCAATCACTGTCGTACCTCCTTCAATG AATGTGTGTATCCGGAGCCACGGCGCAAGCGCAAAGCTTCCCCGCATTTCGATCGTCTgcaggagttggagaagagggtcaAGGCGATGGAGGAATCCTATCAGACCATTTCTGCCACCAAAGATTCATCTCAGTCCCCCAGCTCGGCGACGCAACACCATCCCCCGTCAACCGCCGGCGTCAATGATGTCGGCCACGACCCGACAGATGCCCAGCCTCAGGCCCAGTCAAGCCAAGGAGAAGCTCGCTTCGGATTTTCATCCGCCGACCGTGCTTTTATTGAGCGCCTCAAGGCGGAGCTGGGAGACTGGCCCGGCGCGGACTTCGACAGCCGGCTACGTATACGAGAGAAACCCGGGGTGAAATTGTTCCAGTCAGCCAACCCGGCACCGCGGGTCGTCTGCTTACCACCCCGTGAGCGAGCGGAGCACCTAATCAACATAGCGCTGGATGCAAGCGTCCTCTATCATGTCGTGCACCGACCCACGTTTGACTCGGCGTTCGAACTCCTCTACAGCCTGGATCGGAGCGACtatggggaaggggaaatgcGCCATATCCCGCTCGTTTATGCCCTCATGGCCTTGGGCTGCCTGTTTGAGAAGATCGGCGAGGGCTCTTCGGAAAGCGGGGACGACATGACCGCGGAGAG AACGAAATATTTCTCCACATGCCGTGATCTAGTGGATCTGCACGACTGCAATGATATCGTTACCTTACAAGCAATCTTCTATATGAACCTATTCATCTTGAGCACGGAGAGGCTATCACCGTGCTATACATGCCTGTCACACGCATTCTCTCTCGCCGTTCGCATGAATCTCCAGCTGCCAAATACGAGGGACAATCTAATCGTCGCCGAGATCAAGAGGCGACTTTTTTGGTCTCTGCGACAATTACTGATGGTCGTAGCCTCGATGTGCGGCTATCCGCGGCCGATCAACAGCAACGAAGTCGACATCGAACAGCCGCTAGATCTGGACGATAACGACCTTAAGTCGACCAGGATATCGCAAGCCTTACAAGACCCGGCACTGATTCGGAGTATGTCTGGATCTGTCGCGCTGTTGAAGCTCCACAATATTCTGGATCGAATAGTTCGAGAGCTTTATCCGTCAGGAGGCGTCCGGCGCAAAACCAACAGCGGATCCATGAGCCACCGGGTGAGCAACGACATTGTCACGCAGCTCGAAGCGGAGCTGCAGAAGTGGTCCACATCGCTCCCACTGGGGTATAAACGGGGAACAAGTCGATACGCCCCCCACTTAGAGAA GGCGAAATACGAGCTATGGATGACATATGCACACGTCCAAATTCTTCTATATCGACCGTTCCTGCACTACTTCGTCGACAGCACCGAGGGGAACGGCCATGCCGAACACGGATTTCACAAGTACGCCTCGGCGTGTGTTGACGCCAGCCGCAATCTTATCCATTTGACCGAGGATATGCACCGGGACGGTCTCCTATATGGAGCTCACTGGAGGATTGCGTACATGGTCTGCACAGCAGGTCTATCATTGATatatgtggtggtgggctcTAAGAACCCGGACACGGCAAGAAATCTCAAGATGGATTTGAACACAGCAAAGAGAATGCTGATGTGCCTCACCCCTTACAGTTCTCATTCCCGTCGCCTGCATGTGGCATTAACG GTACTGACAGCTACGTTCACAAAATCGGATCACGGCTCGCAGTCGCAAAGTCCGAATGACACCGCCGAGGCAGTTGCGGATAAAGCCAGCGAGCCGTATACGGGACCGACGACAAGACAGGGTCATGCTGCATCACCTCAGGGGAAGCAGAAATATAACGGTCCTGGAGCGGGTGAAGTGGTTGCCCCCAGTTCAGGGTCATTCACGCGCGGCGTGGAGACGCATCCTTCCCAGTCTAGTTCGGTCGAAGCATACGGCATGATTCCTGTATCACAGCCTCCGTTATCTCATTTAGATTCCACCCCGGTACCGTCAGGGTATGTGGTTCCCCCACTCCAACCAGGTGCGCCATGCACGACTATGCCAACTCCGGCGCCCGAAAACACCACTCCCCAGACAGCTGAGCGAGTTATGGAGGCGCTGGCCGGGGCTGCTGCCACTTATGGACCGGAGCCAGGGCTCGGAGATCAGACGTACTACCTGGAAGCGCGACCCTTTAATTTGCAACGACCTACGGAAGGCGAGGATTACCTGTTCGGGAGAGAGTTTGGGGAATTTGACGGGATGACGGGGGATTTACTCAGCTTCGACTATCTATTTTAG
- a CDS encoding MFS transporter (COG:U;~EggNog:ENOG410QDX9;~InterPro:IPR020846,IPR011701,IPR036259;~PFAM:PF07690;~TransMembrane:12 (i40-65o77-97i109-128o134-156i168-191o197-217i271-296o316-336i357-376o382-405i417-438o450-470i);~go_function: GO:0022857 - transmembrane transporter activity [Evidence IEA];~go_process: GO:0055085 - transmembrane transport [Evidence IEA]), which yields MAGGKRPDVHPVIDLEKDMVGWDGEDDPKNPRNFPVSQKWFLMILVSTITFISPFASSVFSPGVVYAEEEFDVTSTILGTLSVTGYLIGYVTGPLFFSPLSEMYGRRIVLSAANTFFVAFQIGCALAPNISALIVFRFLTGVGGSACLTTGGGVVADLFVAEQRGIAMAVYTTGILIGPVLGPLLGGFIAQRAGWHWVFWVLVIAGGTLSALVMIFNRETNHVVIIRRKTERLRKELNRPELYSCYEPNGADAKGSYTSTLGKRLIMPFYLLVRSPIVFPVATYLATLYGCLYLLFTTVTDVFKKSYGWSTEISGLAYLGLGVGFISGQIVFALVSDRIITRLKLRNNNVFEPEMRLSITMVFAFFIPVSFFWYGWSAQEHTHWIVPIIGLAPFAFGMVGIYNTLQTYVIDCYPRYAASGTAAMVVTRSLMGALLPLAGPRMYSTLGYGWGNSLLGFVTLGMIPVPMLFYKYGGSVRKSSQLEL from the exons ATGGCCGGCGGTAAG CGACCCGACGTGCATCCTGTGATAGACCTGGAGAAGGACATGGTAGGATGGGACGGCGAGGATGATCCAAAGAATCCGAG GAATTTTCCTGTGTCTCAGAAGTGGTTTTTGATGATACTGGTCAGTACCATCACATTCATCAG TCCATTCGCgtcttctgtcttctctcCAGGTGTGGTGTACGCGGAAGAGGAATTTGATGTCACATCGACTATTTTGGGAACTCTCTCGGTCACAGGTTATCTCATCGGTTATGTG ACTGGtcctctctttttctctccgcTAAGTGAGATGTACGGCCGACGGATCGTCCTCAGTGCGGCCAACACGTTCTTTGTCGCCTTCCAGATTGGCTGCGCGCTAGCCCCCAATATCTCTGCACTAATCGTTTTTCGTTTCCTGACGGGCGTCGGTGGATCGGCTTGTTTGACCacaggtggtggtgtggtggccGATTTATTTGTGGCCGAACAGCGTGGGATTGCAATGGCAGTTTATACTACGGGCATCTTGATCGGACCTGTTCTGGGACCGCTTCTTGGAGGCTTCATCGCTCAGCGAGCGGGTTGGCACTGG GTGTTCTGGGTGCTGGTCATTGCGGGCGGCACGCTCTCTGCTCTGGTCATGATTTTCAACCGTGAGACCAACCACGTCGTAATCATACGCCGCAAGACCGAGCGCCTCCGTAAGGAGCTCAATCGTCCCGAACTATACAGCTGTTACGAACCCAATGGAGCGGACGCCAAAGGTTCTTATACAAGCACCCTCGGCAAGCGGCTGATCATGCCATTTTACCTCTTGGTCCGTTCGCCGATCGTCTTCCCAGTCGCCACCTATCTGGCCACACTCTACGGATGTCTCTACTTGCTCTTTACCACAGTGACCGATGTCTTCAAGAAGTCCTACGGCTGGAGCACGGAGATCAGTGGCCTCGCGTATCTCGGTCTCGGTGTCGGCTTTATCAGTGGCCAGATAGTCTTTGCCTTGGTCAGTGACCGTATCATCACACGGTTGAAGTTGCGCAACAACAACGTCTTTGAGCCGGAAATGCGTTTGTCCATCACCATGgtctttgccttcttcatccccgtCTCATTCTTTTGGTACGGATGGTCTGCGCAGGAGCATACGCACTGGATTGTGCCGATCATTGGCCTGGCGCCTTTTGCGTTCGGCATGGTGGGTATTTACAATACATTGCAGACCTACGTGATCGACTGCTATCCTCGGTATGCTGCCTCCGGTACCGCCGCGATGGTGGTCACACGGTCGCTGATGGGTGCTCTGCTGCCGCTGGCGGGACCGCGCATGTACTCGACATTGGGCTACGGATGGGGTAACTCCCTGCTGGGATTCGTTACACTTGGCATGATCCCCGTGCCAATGCTGTTTTACAAGTATGGTGGCAGCGTCAGAAAGTCATCTCAGTTGGAACTGTGA
- the PHO5_2 gene encoding histidine phosphatase family protein (COG:S;~EggNog:ENOG410PHNG;~InterPro:IPR016274,IPR033379,IPR000560,IPR029033;~PFAM:PF00328;~SECRETED:SignalP(1-19);~go_function: GO:0016791 - phosphatase activity [Evidence IEA]): MPRTSLLTLACALATGASAFSYGAAIPQSTQEKQFSQEFRDGYSILKHYGGNGPYSERVSYGIARDPPTSCEVDQVIMVKRHGERYPSPSAGKDIEEALAKVYSINTTEYKGDLAFLNDWTYYVPNECYYNAETTSGPYAGLLDAYNHGNDYKARYGHLWNGETVVPFFSSGYGRVIETARKFGEGFFGYNYSTNAALNIISESEVMGADSLTPTCDTDNDQTTCDNLTYQLPQFKVAAARLNSQNPGMNLTASDVYNLMVMASFELNARPFSNWINAFTQDEWVSFGYVEDLNYYYCAGPGDKNMAAVGAVYANASLTLLNQGPKEAGSLFFNFAHDTNITPILAALGVLIPNEDLPLDRVAFGNPYSIGNIVPMGGHLTIERLSCQATALSDEGTYVRLVLNEAVLPFNDCTSGPGYSCPLANYTSILNKNLPDYTTTCNVSASYPQYLSFWWNYNTTTELNYRSSPIACQEGDAMD, encoded by the exons ATGCCTCGCACCTCTCTCCTCACCCTGGCCTGTGCTCTGGCCACGGGCGCATCCGCTTTCTCCTACGGCGCTGCCATTCCTCAGTCAACCCAGGAGAAGCAGTTCTCTCAGGAGTTCCGCGATGGCTACAGCATCCTCAAGCACTACGGTGGTAACGGACCCTACTCCGAGCGTGTGTCCTACGGTATCGCTCGCGATCCCCCGACCAGCTGCGAGGTCGATCAGGTCATCATGGTCAAGCGTCACGGAGAGCGCTACCCGTCCCCTTCAGCCGGCAAGGACATCGAAGAGGCCCTGGCCAAGGTCTACAGCATCAACACTACTGAATACAAGGGCGACCTGGCCTTCCTGAACGACTGGACCTACTACGTCCCTAATGAGTGCTACTACAACGCCGAGACCACCAGCGGCCCCTACGCCGGTTTGCTGGACGCGTACAACCATGGCAACGATTACAAGGCTCGCTACGGCCACCTCTGGAACGGTGAGACGGTCGTGCCCTTCTTTTCTAGTGGCTACGGACGTGTCATCGAGACGGCCCGCAAGTTCGGTGAGGGTTTCTTTGGCTACAACTACTCCACCAACGCTGccctcaacatcatctccgagTCCGAGGTCATGGGCGCGGACAGCCTCACGCCCACCTGTGACACCGACAACGACCAGACCACCTGCGACAACCTGACTTACCAGCTGCCCCAGTTCAAGGTCGCTGCTGCCCGCCTAAACTCCCAGAACCCCGGCATGAACCTCACCGCATCTGATGTCTACAACCTGATGG TTATGGCCTCCTTTGAGCTCAATGCTCGTCCCTTCTCCAACTGGATCAACGCCTTTACCCAGGACGAATGGGTCAGCTTCGGTTACGTTGAGGATttgaactactactactgcgcTGG TCCCGGTGACAAGAACATGGCTGCTGTGGGTGCCGTCTACGCCAACGCCAGTCTCACCCTCCTGAACCAGGGACCCAAGGAAGCCGGCTCCTTGTTCTTCAACTT TGCCCACGACACCAACATCACCCCCATCCTCGCCGCCCTAGGCGTCCTCATCCCCAACGAGGACCTTCCTCTTGACCGGGTCGCCTTCGGCAACCCCTACTCGATCGGCAACATCGTGCCCATGGGTGGCCATCTGACCATCGAGCGTCTCAGCTGCCAGGCCACCGCCCTCTCGGACGAGGGTACCTACGTGCGTCTGGTGCTGAACGAGGCTGTACTCCCCTTCAACGACTGCACCTCCGGACCGGGCTACTCCTGCCCTCTGGCCAACTACACCTCCATCCTGAACAAGAATCTGCCAGACTACACGACCACCTGCAATGTCTCTGCGTCCTACCCGCAGTATCTGAGCTTCTGGTGGAACTACAACACCACGACGGAGCTGAACTACCGCTCTAGCCCTATTGCCTGCCAGGAGGGTGATGCTATGGACTAG
- a CDS encoding uncharacterized protein (COG:S;~EggNog:ENOG410PMWA;~TransMembrane:4 (i36-54o83-107i119-143o182-202i)) produces MAPFEGSISQREVQWVRLSSSCTYNKICYFRRTKSVVSLSHLISIIGQFLIISAQNRYDKLQDQNVPGYPDARVDASNLLSSLAFGVCACTFLNVFLCLLIICDWFWPERKENLCIQWAWKLGSAAASLFQLAACVVITIIVATQGVQIHGVSADEQETIRSTWDWISLAYRKDGRTVAGLVFYWVGCLFLFWGTIIMWHWYAYHNTDRPFAEDARKGGSQVAGEGRT; encoded by the exons ATGGCTCCCTTTGAAGGCAGCATCTCCCAGCGTGAGGTCCAGTGGGTCAGGCTCAGCAGTTCCTGCACATACAACAAGATCTGTTATTTCAGGCGAACCAAGTCTGTGGTCAGCCTATCTCacctcatcagcatcattgGACAGTTCCTGATCATCTCTGCTCAGAACC GCTACGATAAACTACAGGACCAAAATGTACCGGGGTATCCCGATGCTCGGGTAGACGCCAGCAACCTACTTAGCAGCCTCGCTTTTGGGGTGTGCGCCTGCACCTTTTTAAATGTCTTTTTGTGCCTCCTCATAATATGCGACTGGTTCTGGCCGGAGCGGAAAGAGAACCTTTGCATTCAATGGGCATGGAAACTCGGTTCCGCTGCGGCGAGCCTGTTCCAACTGGCAGCATGCGTAGTGATTACTATCATCGTGGCAACGCAGGGGGTCCAGATACACGGTGTGTCAGCAGATGAACAAGAAACCATCCGAAGCACCTGGGACTGGATCTCTCTGGCGTACCGAAAAGATGGCCGGACAGTAGCGGGGCTAGTGTTCTACTGGGTTGGGTGTCTGTTCCTATTCTGGGG TACCATAATTATGTGGCATTGGTACGCATACCACAACACTGACAGGCCGTTTGCCGAAGATgcgagaaagggaggaagccAAGTCGCAGGTGAAGGAAGGACTTGA
- a CDS encoding uncharacterized protein (COG:S;~EggNog:ENOG410Q217), which translates to MAAINRRTLSSFAHYSRLRRVKFSLELAKEDDLPELITEQWEAFDNPPQGIFRLFFPIEDGDWEKSLQRSIEDQRTSFIREQPTVKWIKVMDVEKKRIAAAAKWYFFDNASFLAKRPTVEVDWYPEGVIRNLLTQAVKQYEQPRHEMGQRPHERKSILL; encoded by the coding sequence atggccgctattaACCGCCGTACCCTATCCAGTTTTGCCCATTATTCACGACTCCGCAGAGTGAAATTCTCACTCGAGCTTGCCAAAGAAGATGACCTTCCCGAGCTCATAACCGAACAGTGGGAAGCGTTTGACAATCCTCCGCAGGGCATTTTtcgtctcttcttccccattgAAGATGGCGATTGGGAAAAGAGCCTACAGAGAAGTATCGAGGACCAGCGCACGTCTTTCATCAGGGAGCAGCCGACCGTCAAATGGATCAAGGTGATGGATGTAGAGAAAAAACGGATTGCGGCCGCTGCCAAATGGTATTTCTTCGACAATGCCAGCTTTTTGGCCAAACGCCCAACGGTCGAGGTTGATTGGTATCCCGAAGGGGTGATCAGGAACCTTCTGACTCAGGCTGTGAAGCAATATGAGCAGCCACGGCATGAGATGGGCCAACGGCCACATGAACGTAAGTCTATTCTGTTGTGA
- a CDS encoding uncharacterized protein (COG:S;~EggNog:ENOG410PU8J), with protein sequence MNNGLAQPPLEPLHLRLDIPTFLNELQARLFIDLMWAWRWHICDPITMRYDSPALNYFCIAILRLAAWDFEVSFDTDVDLPVTDYPGVPWSCPKGDIYWFHGFLVVLHNNLEDQSMIRSAVQKAEQYLEKTASQSHHTRLIIISTCHVVFAEISDDTIRASSPSMLISDMSSGRWPAGFRALCQILTTNCWGQSKMHRETWKPHLPAEIVQLILQHLEPRDAVAFAQASFIAEKWYYASVHQFTGLVV encoded by the coding sequence ATGAATAATGGATTAGCGCAGCCGCCGCTGGAACCACTGCATCTCCGCTTGGATATCCCGACTTTCCTGAACGAACTGCAAGCCCGATTGTTTATCGATCTTATGTGGGCCTGGCGCTGGCACATTTGCGATCCGATAACTATGCGTTATGATTCGCCGGCGTTGAATTACTTTTGTATCGCCATCTTACGTCTTGCAGCTTGGGATTTCGAGGTTTCATTTGACACCGACGTTGACCTCCCAGTGACTGATTATCCTGGTGTACCCTGGAGCTGCCCCAAAGGTGACATCTACTGGTTCCATGGATTTCTTGTTGTTCTACACAACAACCTGGAGGATCAATCCATGATCCGCTCAGCCGTTCAAAAGGCTGAGCAGTACCTTGAGAAAACCGCATCCCAGAGTCATCACACCCGCTTGATAATCATTTCGACATGCCATGTTGTTTTTGCAGAGATCTCAGACGACACTATCCGTGCAAGCAGCCCAAGTATGCTGATTTCGGATATGTCCAGCGGCCGGTGGCCTGCGGGTTTCCGTGCCCTCTGCCAGATCCTCACAACAAACTGCTGGGGACAAAGCAAAATGCACCGGGAAACATGGAAGCCTCACCTGCCTGCGGAAATCGTTCAActcatcctgcagcatcTGGAACCACGCGATGCGGTAGCATTCGCACAAGCGTCTTTCATTGCCGAAAAATGGTATTACGCAAGTGTACACCAATTCACTGGCCTTGTCGTATAA